One Polaribacter sp. SA4-12 genomic window carries:
- a CDS encoding phosphocholine cytidylyltransferase family protein — protein sequence MNSTSENPKNNKRITTALLLAAGTGSRLYPLTKESPKCLTLVNETSMLARLVTNLKDQGFTRLVIVTGYKQECIVDFLGNQNEGLSIEYIHSPLYKTTNNIYSLWMARNIINEPFVLLESDLVLETDLLTDMMYPDRIAVAKMQPWLNGTTVTLNSQNKVTQFQPGTIEPYTETRYKTVNIYSFSLESWRTIAKKLNQYITEGSVNAYYETVFSALVDEKSLEFTAVSFDEKPWYEVDTILDLAEAEKLFPVVAEEEIAYALY from the coding sequence ATGAATAGTACTTCAGAAAACCCTAAGAACAACAAACGCATTACAACCGCATTATTATTAGCAGCAGGTACAGGTAGTCGTTTATATCCATTAACAAAAGAATCGCCAAAATGCTTAACACTCGTTAATGAAACATCAATGTTAGCGCGTTTGGTAACCAATTTAAAAGACCAAGGTTTTACACGTTTGGTAATTGTAACAGGTTATAAACAAGAATGTATTGTAGATTTTTTAGGCAACCAAAATGAAGGTTTAAGTATCGAATATATACACAGTCCGTTATACAAAACCACCAATAATATTTATTCACTTTGGATGGCTCGTAACATCATAAACGAACCTTTTGTACTCTTAGAAAGCGATTTAGTTTTAGAAACCGATTTGCTAACAGATATGATGTATCCAGACAGAATTGCTGTCGCTAAAATGCAACCTTGGTTGAACGGAACCACCGTAACTTTAAATAGCCAAAACAAGGTTACCCAGTTTCAACCAGGTACTATAGAACCGTATACAGAAACGCGTTATAAAACCGTAAATATTTATAGTTTTTCATTAGAATCTTGGAGAACAATTGCTAAAAAACTGAATCAATACATTACAGAAGGAAGCGTAAACGCTTATTATGAAACTGTTTTTTCTGCATTAGTAGATGAAAAAAGTTTAGAATTTACAGCGGTTTCTTTCGATGAAAAACCTTGGTACGAAGTAGATACAATTCTCGATTTAGCAGAAGCTGAAAAATTATTTCCAGTAGTTGCTGAAGAAGAAATTGCTTACGCGCTTTATTAA